Proteins encoded within one genomic window of Cyprinus carpio isolate SPL01 chromosome B22, ASM1834038v1, whole genome shotgun sequence:
- the LOC122141654 gene encoding 5-hydroxytryptamine receptor 3A-like, producing the protein MWSSSGAPNEMLGTCISDNQAPSTYYLYLYNNGKAEDRLPIHVISSCNLDIYTFPFDIQNCTYTFGSYKHTIRDVHILFSEPGEATLKKSLQYMETKGEWQLTDVIARKSANSSYFNMDGLDKWDEIIYHIVLKRRPTLYVVNLLIPSYCLITVDLFSFLLPPQNTDRSAFKMTLILGYTVFLLLMNDLLPVTGDTIPLINVFFSLCLALMVASLLETIVITNILCGSSDYPPLPNWVKVLFLHYLARLVCLRKKVSDQNSDPQKNTKGTISCSLEKEISQIRYPEKGIKSPLNHEQELKELRNIHKDVLTIRQQVDKHFSTDQNSEEWIHLGEVIDRFLFALYVIFLTVSFFTILIFWMYWYSFDKKS; encoded by the exons ATGTGGTCATCCTCAGGAGCCCCAAATGAGATGTTGGGAACCTG CATAAGTGACAACCAAGCCCCAAGCACATATTATCTTTATCTTTACAACAACGGCAAAGCAGAAGATCGGCTGCCAATCCACGTGATCAGCTCCTGCAACCTAGACATCTACACCTTTCCATTTGACATTCAAAACTGCACGTACACATTTGGCTCTTACAAGCATACAa TTCGAGATGTTCACATATTATTCTCAGAGCCAGGAGAGGCCACACTCAAAAAATCTCTACAGTACATGGAGACAAAAGGAGAGTGGCAACTGACTGACGTGATCGCCAGAAAATCTGCCAACTCATCATACTTTAACATGGACGGATTGGACAAATGGGATGAAATAATTTACCAT ATCGTCCTGAAGCGCAGACCAACTCTGTATGTGGTGAACCTGCTGATCCCCAGCTACTGCCTGATTACCGTAGATCTGTTCAGCTTCCTCCTGCCTCCTCAGAACACGGATCGCTCTGCCTTTAAAATGACCTTGATCTTAGGCTACAccgtcttcctcctcctcatgaACGATCTGCTTCCTGTTACAGGAGACACCATCCCGCTTATAA atgtgtttttctctctgtgtttagCGCTGATGGTGGCCAGTCTATTGGAGACAATTGTCATTACTAATATTCTTTGTGGCTCGAGTGATTATCCCCCTCTACCAAACTGGGTTAAAGTGTTGTTCCTGCATTACCTGGCTCGACTGGTTTGCTTGCGCAAGAAAGTCTCTGACCAGAATTCTGACCCTCAAA AAAACACCAAAGGCACAATTTCCTGTTCACTTGAGAAAGAAATTAGCCAAATTAGATACCCAGAAAAAGGCATTAAATCCCCATTAAATCATGAGCAAGAGCTGAAAGAACTGAGGAATATACACAAAGACGTACTCACCATTCGCCAACAAGTGGACAAGCATTTCTCCACTGATCAGAACTCAGAGGAGTGGATACACTTGGGGGAGGTCATTGATCGATTTCTGTTCGCTTTGTATGTTATTTTCCTCACCGTCAGCTTCTTCACCATATTAATATTCTGGATGTACTGGTACAGTTTTGACAAAAAATCATAA